From one Staphylococcus kloosii genomic stretch:
- a CDS encoding nucleotide pyrophosphohydrolase, whose amino-acid sequence MDEIKNLIKEVNKFRDDRNWRQFHNEKDLALSISLEASELLELFQWKESEEVVQDKRVRLAEELADVLIYSYMLADNLDFNITEIVEDKLKKNNIKYPISKSKNKKNKYNNL is encoded by the coding sequence ATGGATGAAATTAAGAATTTAATTAAAGAAGTGAATAAATTTAGAGATGACCGTAATTGGAGGCAGTTTCATAATGAAAAAGATTTAGCTCTATCAATCTCATTAGAAGCTTCCGAGTTGTTAGAACTGTTTCAATGGAAGGAATCGGAAGAAGTAGTTCAAGACAAAAGGGTTAGGCTAGCAGAAGAATTAGCAGACGTATTAATATATAGTTATATGTTAGCTGATAATTTAGATTTTAATATAACTGAAATAGTTGAAGATAAGTTAAAGAAAAATAATATTAAATATCCTATATCAAAAAGTAAGAATAAAAAAAATAAATACAATAATTTATAA
- a CDS encoding BlaI/MecI/CopY family transcriptional regulator — translation MLNNQIEITAAEWDVMNVIWDKKSASANEIVFEIQQYKEISEKTIRTLITRLYKKEILTRHKADRIYYYSSNVKEDNIKLKTAKNFLNKLYGGDMKNLVLNFAQHEELSAEEIKELRDILNDFSDK, via the coding sequence GTGCTCAATAATCAAATCGAAATAACCGCCGCCGAATGGGACGTTATGAATGTAATATGGGATAAAAAATCAGCATCTGCTAACGAAATTGTTTTCGAGATTCAACAATATAAAGAAATCAGTGAAAAAACTATTCGAACACTAATAACGCGTTTATATAAGAAAGAAATTTTGACGCGACATAAAGCTGATCGTATTTATTATTACTCATCTAATGTTAAAGAAGATAATATTAAGTTGAAAACAGCTAAAAACTTTCTCAATAAATTATATGGCGGAGACATGAAAAATTTAGTCCTTAACTTTGCACAACATGAAGAACTAAGCGCTGAAGAAATTAAAGAACTGCGTGATATCTTAAATGATTTTAGCGATAAATAA
- the bla gene encoding BlaZ-like penicillin-hydrolyzing class A beta-lactamase: MKKLIVLIVCAIILSACNSKDSHADELKNLEKKYNANVGVYALDTKSGKEIKFNADKRFAYASTSKAVNSAMLLEQVPYDKLDKKVHINKSDIVDYSPVLEKYVGKDITVKELIKASMMYSDNTANNKIIDELGGYKQIRKNLKELGDNTTQPSRYEPDLNNYSPKDKRDTSTPKAYGKTMKKLIEKDDLSKKNIDFLLDLMFNNKNGDTLIKDGVSKKYKVADKSGQALTYASRNDIAYVYPKGQSKPIVLVIFTNKDDKNAKPNDKLISETAKKVMKEF; the protein is encoded by the coding sequence ATGAAAAAGTTAATAGTGTTAATCGTATGTGCAATCATTTTAAGCGCATGCAATTCAAAGGATTCACATGCCGATGAATTAAAAAATTTAGAAAAGAAATACAATGCTAATGTTGGTGTTTACGCATTAGATACTAAGAGCGGTAAGGAAATAAAGTTTAATGCAGATAAGAGGTTTGCTTATGCTTCTACGTCAAAAGCAGTAAATAGTGCAATGTTACTAGAACAAGTACCATATGATAAGTTAGATAAAAAAGTACATATTAATAAAAGTGATATTGTTGATTACTCACCTGTGTTAGAAAAATACGTTGGCAAGGATATAACTGTAAAAGAGCTTATTAAAGCTTCAATGATGTACAGTGATAACACAGCAAATAATAAAATTATTGATGAACTTGGTGGCTATAAACAAATTAGAAAAAATTTAAAAGAATTAGGGGATAACACGACTCAACCATCTAGATACGAGCCAGACCTAAATAATTACTCACCAAAAGATAAAAGAGATACTTCAACGCCTAAAGCATACGGCAAGACTATGAAGAAATTGATTGAAAAAGATGATTTAAGTAAAAAGAACATAGATTTCTTACTTGATTTAATGTTTAACAATAAAAACGGTGACACTTTGATAAAAGATGGGGTTTCTAAAAAATACAAAGTTGCAGATAAAAGTGGTCAAGCCCTAACGTATGCTTCTAGAAATGACATTGCATACGTTTATCCTAAAGGACAATCTAAACCAATTGTATTAGTTATTTTCACAAATAAAGATGACAAAAATGCTAAGCCAAATGATAAATTAATAAGCGAAACTGCTAAAAAAGTAATGAAAGAATTTTAA